A window of the Caldalkalibacillus salinus genome harbors these coding sequences:
- a CDS encoding IclR family transcriptional regulator, translating to MIQSVDRALKILELLKDHPQGLGVTELANRFGVAKSTIHRLLMTLEHHQYIQQDETQGTYQLGLKFLEMNEIVVGNLDIVRIARPVLERLSEEAGEISHLVMLDQDEILYIDKVETSSTIRIYSQTGKRAPLYCTGVGKAIIAHIDHPQQRKLVDKMDYQPYTKHTICDRESLLIELDKIKSQGYAEDNEEHELGIRCIAAPIFDHEGRANYAVSVTGPLTRMSDNRIEALIPKVKEAALQVSRKLGYHSSIS from the coding sequence ATGATACAGTCCGTTGATCGCGCGCTTAAAATACTAGAATTATTAAAAGATCATCCGCAAGGGTTGGGGGTCACCGAGCTTGCTAATAGATTTGGGGTAGCTAAAAGCACGATTCATCGTCTGTTAATGACATTAGAGCATCATCAGTATATTCAACAGGATGAGACACAAGGGACCTACCAGCTCGGGTTAAAATTTTTGGAAATGAATGAAATTGTAGTAGGGAATTTAGATATTGTCAGAATAGCGCGTCCGGTACTAGAGAGATTAAGCGAAGAGGCTGGTGAGATATCGCACTTGGTCATGTTAGATCAGGATGAGATTCTATATATTGATAAGGTAGAAACATCTTCAACCATCAGAATTTATTCTCAAACCGGTAAAAGAGCTCCATTATATTGTACAGGGGTTGGTAAGGCGATTATCGCTCATATAGATCACCCTCAGCAACGAAAGCTTGTGGACAAAATGGACTATCAACCTTACACAAAACATACGATATGCGATCGCGAATCTCTTTTAATAGAATTGGACAAGATCAAGTCCCAGGGATATGCGGAGGATAATGAAGAACATGAGTTAGGCATTCGCTGCATTGCGGCACCAATCTTCGACCATGAAGGGCGAGCAAATTATGCTGTAAGTGTTACTGGTCCGTTAACGCGTATGTCTGACAACCGTATCGAAGCCCTTATACCCAAAGTAAAAGAAGCGGCTTTACAGGTATCTCGCAAATTAGGCTATCATTCCTCAATTTCATAA